The Desulfatirhabdium butyrativorans DSM 18734 genome includes a region encoding these proteins:
- a CDS encoding MFS transporter yields MGLACTNTDIQPQQMETTAFKVLGAIGFSHLLNDMIQSLLPAIYPLLKSSFSLNFTQIGLITLTFQITASLLQPMVGIYTDRHPNPFSLAIGMGCTLIGLIILAFAPSYGILLLAAGLVGTGSSVFHPESSRIARMASGGRYGLAQSLFQVGGNAGNAMGPLLAAMIVIPYGRHSIAWFSLAALLAILVLWQVGIWYKRKQGPGLRPVAVSLHDKETIPRRTVVVSMSVLLTLIFSKFIYLASINSYFIFFLIHKFHLSVQSAQFHLFVFLGAVALGTVAGGHIGDRIGRKRVIWASILGVAPFTLAMPYASLEWTGPLTFMTGLILSSAFPAILVFAQELLPGNVGMVAGLFFGLAFGMAGVGAAVLGKLVDAHGIEYVYHMCSFLPLLGVLAVFLPDIEKRYKRFKAA; encoded by the coding sequence ATGGGACTTGCTTGCACCAATACAGACATTCAACCGCAGCAAATGGAAACGACGGCATTCAAGGTGCTGGGTGCCATCGGCTTCTCTCACCTGCTCAACGACATGATTCAGTCGCTGCTTCCGGCCATTTACCCGCTGCTGAAGAGCTCCTTTTCCCTGAACTTCACTCAGATCGGCCTGATTACCCTGACGTTTCAGATCACGGCATCTCTGCTGCAGCCCATGGTCGGCATTTATACGGACAGACATCCCAATCCCTTTTCCCTGGCCATCGGAATGGGATGCACCTTGATCGGTCTCATCATTCTGGCCTTTGCACCCAGCTATGGCATCCTGCTGTTGGCCGCGGGTCTGGTGGGCACCGGCTCATCCGTGTTTCACCCTGAATCCTCACGGATTGCGCGGATGGCATCCGGCGGTCGGTACGGCCTGGCGCAATCCCTTTTTCAGGTCGGTGGCAATGCGGGAAACGCCATGGGGCCGCTGCTGGCAGCCATGATCGTCATTCCTTACGGAAGGCACAGCATCGCCTGGTTTTCCCTGGCTGCACTGCTGGCGATTCTGGTGCTGTGGCAGGTCGGCATCTGGTATAAACGAAAGCAGGGGCCTGGTTTGCGGCCCGTTGCCGTATCGCTTCATGACAAAGAGACGATTCCCCGGCGCACCGTGGTGGTATCGATGAGCGTTCTGCTGACCCTGATTTTCTCGAAATTTATCTATCTGGCCAGCATCAACAGCTATTTCATCTTCTTTTTGATTCACAAATTCCATCTTTCGGTACAATCCGCACAGTTCCATCTGTTCGTGTTTCTGGGAGCCGTCGCTCTGGGCACAGTGGCCGGCGGCCACATCGGGGACCGCATCGGCAGAAAGCGCGTCATCTGGGCATCCATTCTTGGCGTGGCGCCTTTCACGCTGGCGATGCCTTACGCCAGCCTCGAATGGACCGGCCCGCTTACCTTCATGACCGGGCTTATCCTGTCATCGGCCTTTCCGGCCATCCTGGTCTTCGCTCAGGAATTGTTGCCGGGTAATGTCGGGATGGTGGCGGGGCTGTTTTTCGGGCTTGCTTTCGGAATGGCGGGCGTTGGCGCTGCGGTGCTCGGGAAACTGGTCGATGCACACGGTATCGAGTATGTGTACCATATGTGTTCATTTTTGCCGCTGCTCGGCGTGTTGGCGGTGTTTTTGCCCGACATCGAAAAACGGTACAAGCGGTTCAAGGCTGCCTGA
- a CDS encoding DsbA family protein encodes MQNERQRLKWGRIGTLVFLLMAAATVVLADTSNGGAPASAKLNEPAFKQHIAERIRVMKGAKDPRFLQTGAQHVTIEKSIPIVTPGGTLYGVRFRVSTPTDDKETEVVTLIVDPSGTLIYPDVQELATGKSLVRDAMSELRVIEHIDPGYGKEIYRGTGQHDIILISDPFCPHCRKAWSWIVENKAKIRSLRAAHFPLSPASEVACMAMDDLKALGTNPFEVEDYAYTFLNPSNDPKAVVRQFMDGFAEFKKANGEDVDAALKKLEEKYQKIVQKERADAQAIGVMSTPEIFVDGKMVDGFNVTKLNEMFR; translated from the coding sequence ATGCAAAACGAGCGGCAACGGCTGAAATGGGGACGCATCGGAACACTGGTCTTTCTGTTGATGGCGGCAGCAACCGTCGTTCTTGCCGATACATCCAATGGAGGCGCCCCTGCATCGGCCAAATTGAATGAACCAGCCTTCAAACAGCATATCGCTGAACGCATCCGGGTCATGAAGGGCGCAAAAGACCCGAGATTTCTGCAGACAGGCGCCCAGCACGTCACCATCGAGAAAAGCATCCCCATCGTCACACCGGGCGGGACACTGTATGGTGTCCGATTCCGGGTCAGCACACCGACAGATGACAAGGAAACCGAAGTCGTCACGCTGATCGTGGACCCGAGCGGAACGCTCATTTATCCGGATGTCCAGGAGCTGGCTACTGGAAAAAGCCTGGTTCGGGATGCCATGAGCGAGCTTCGGGTCATCGAACACATCGATCCGGGCTATGGAAAAGAAATCTATCGGGGAACGGGACAGCACGACATCATCCTGATATCCGACCCGTTCTGCCCGCACTGCCGCAAAGCCTGGAGCTGGATCGTCGAAAACAAGGCAAAAATCCGATCCCTGCGGGCCGCCCATTTCCCTCTGAGTCCGGCCAGCGAAGTGGCCTGCATGGCCATGGACGATCTCAAAGCACTCGGCACCAATCCGTTTGAAGTCGAGGATTACGCATACACCTTTCTCAATCCCTCAAACGATCCCAAGGCAGTGGTGCGACAGTTCATGGACGGGTTTGCCGAATTCAAGAAAGCCAACGGTGAGGATGTCGATGCAGCACTGAAAAAACTGGAGGAAAAATATCAGAAAATCGTTCAGAAAGAACGGGCCGACGCCCAGGCCATCGGCGTCATGAGCACGCCGGAAATCTTTGTGGACGGCAAAATGGTGGATGGGTTCAATGTGACGAAACTGAACGAAATGTTTCGATAA
- a CDS encoding dihydrolipoyl dehydrogenase family protein yields MIQAYDVVIVGAGTAGQTAAYDLKAAGLNVAVVEKSPKPGGVCALSGCQSKKWFYEAAETIAKCRHLAGKGIAEPPCGSWPQVLREKNQFTSAVPGNTVKGFQQAGIDYVEGEARFQDGNALVVDGKRHHAGFFIIAVGAKPMPLSFPGSDLLMTSDDWLEQADLPERIVFVGGGFIAFEFAHFAARLGPPGCRPIILEAAERPLRPFDAEMVDLLLDASAEAGIEIHAGSQITGIRKVDRSFRVHTGAGHVFEADQVVHGAGRVPAIDDLGLDSAGIAFNRAGIVVDEHMRTSNAKVFAIGDCAATIQLARVADDEGHTAARAILSELGKGQPTAIGYGAVPSVLFTCPQLGMVGKTEQGLLQEGVSYNKSFAKNLGWPTYRRVGLRHAAYKILTDDNGRLLGAHFLSDNACGMLNAVRLAMLNGITVDRLYRQSITGPYPSRESDLIYMLKPLLSGLPEA; encoded by the coding sequence ATGATACAAGCATATGATGTGGTCATTGTCGGAGCCGGTACCGCAGGCCAGACGGCAGCCTACGATCTGAAGGCAGCGGGTCTGAACGTGGCTGTCGTTGAAAAAAGTCCGAAACCCGGCGGTGTTTGCGCCCTGAGCGGGTGCCAATCCAAAAAATGGTTTTATGAAGCCGCCGAGACCATCGCCAAATGCCGCCATCTGGCCGGAAAGGGCATTGCCGAGCCGCCTTGCGGTTCGTGGCCCCAGGTGTTGAGGGAGAAGAACCAATTCACATCTGCCGTTCCGGGGAACACGGTGAAGGGCTTTCAACAGGCAGGTATCGATTATGTGGAAGGGGAGGCCCGTTTCCAGGACGGCAATGCGCTCGTGGTCGATGGGAAACGCCACCATGCCGGCTTTTTCATCATCGCTGTCGGCGCAAAGCCGATGCCTCTTTCGTTTCCGGGCTCGGATCTCCTGATGACCAGCGATGACTGGCTGGAGCAGGCGGATTTGCCGGAGCGGATCGTTTTTGTCGGTGGCGGATTCATTGCCTTCGAGTTTGCGCATTTCGCCGCTCGCCTGGGCCCGCCAGGTTGTCGACCCATCATCCTGGAGGCGGCCGAGCGGCCATTGAGGCCTTTCGATGCCGAAATGGTCGATCTGCTCTTGGATGCTTCCGCAGAAGCGGGTATCGAAATTCATGCCGGTTCCCAGATCACCGGCATCCGGAAAGTGGATCGGTCATTTCGGGTGCATACCGGGGCGGGGCATGTTTTCGAGGCGGATCAGGTGGTGCACGGGGCAGGCCGGGTGCCTGCCATCGATGATCTGGGTCTGGATTCGGCGGGTATCGCGTTCAATCGGGCGGGCATCGTTGTGGACGAGCACATGCGGACATCCAATGCGAAGGTGTTTGCCATCGGAGATTGCGCAGCCACCATCCAACTGGCCCGGGTGGCGGATGATGAGGGGCATACGGCAGCCCGGGCCATCTTGTCGGAACTGGGAAAAGGGCAGCCGACGGCCATCGGATATGGCGCCGTCCCATCGGTATTGTTCACATGCCCGCAGTTGGGCATGGTCGGCAAAACCGAACAGGGATTGCTGCAGGAAGGCGTCTCCTACAACAAGAGCTTTGCCAAAAATCTTGGATGGCCGACTTACCGGCGGGTGGGGTTGCGTCATGCCGCATACAAAATCCTGACGGATGACAACGGCCGGCTTCTGGGGGCGCATTTTCTTTCCGACAACGCCTGCGGAATGCTCAACGCCGTGCGTTTGGCCATGCTGAACGGCATCACCGTGGACCGGCTCTACCGGCAAAGCATTACGGGGCCTTATCCCTCCCGCGAAAGCGACCTGATCTATATGCTCAAGCCACTTCTTTCAGGCCTTCCGGAGGCCTGA
- a CDS encoding M15 family metallopeptidase → MAHRLPDHPGKGTWTLLMAILLVLPAWCFAASLPQGFVYVDELIPTAQFELRYFTENNFLGQKVDGYLSPRCILTRQAADALKKVQDTLAPFGLGIKIFDAYRPQRAVDHFVRWGRDLKDTRMKAFYYPNVDKSRVFEEGYIAARSGHSRGSTVDLTIVSLAAPHEELDMGTGFDFFGPESWPEHPSFPPALRAHRMLLQTVMKQNGFKPYDKEWWHFTLANEPFPDTYFDFPVE, encoded by the coding sequence ATGGCACATCGTCTTCCCGATCATCCGGGCAAAGGGACATGGACGCTTTTAATGGCAATCTTGCTGGTGCTTCCCGCCTGGTGTTTCGCCGCCAGTCTGCCGCAGGGCTTTGTCTATGTCGATGAGCTCATTCCCACTGCCCAATTCGAACTTCGATATTTTACGGAAAACAATTTCCTGGGGCAAAAGGTCGATGGGTACTTAAGTCCGCGATGCATTCTGACCCGCCAGGCCGCCGATGCGCTGAAGAAGGTCCAGGATACGCTCGCTCCCTTCGGGCTCGGCATCAAAATCTTCGATGCCTACCGCCCGCAGCGGGCTGTCGATCACTTCGTACGCTGGGGGCGCGATCTGAAGGACACCCGCATGAAAGCATTCTATTATCCGAATGTCGACAAGAGCCGGGTCTTCGAAGAGGGGTATATCGCCGCCCGTTCGGGTCACTCCCGGGGATCGACCGTGGATCTGACGATCGTATCGCTGGCTGCACCCCATGAAGAGTTGGACATGGGAACCGGTTTCGATTTCTTCGGCCCCGAATCCTGGCCAGAACATCCGTCTTTCCCGCCTGCCCTGCGAGCCCACCGGATGTTGCTGCAAACCGTCATGAAACAGAACGGCTTCAAGCCGTACGACAAGGAATGGTGGCATTTTACCCTCGCGAACGAACCCTTTCCGGATACGTATTTCGATTTTCCCGTGGAATAA
- a CDS encoding sigma-54-dependent transcriptional regulator yields MSPQLDILIVEDEPGQREMLAGFLEGQRHRVSMAECGRAALELVTRKTFDLMVLDYRMPDMNGIAVLEQARQIDPQIDVVMVTAYGTIENAVEAMKAGASEYLTKPIDLEELTLLIERIAAHRSILRENDMLRQHIETLIPHIDTIRYQSPVMAELIQSAAKIAQSPSTVLITGETGTGKELLARLIHGLSSRRNRPFVAINCAAIPEGLIESELFGHEKGAFTGAVQRKIGRIEQAEGGTLFLDEIGEMTPGVQVKLLRFLQEREICRVGGERTIRVDVRIICATHADLMKRVEKGLFRQDLLYRIQVLPLDIPPLRQRREDIPVLVDHFVERFAAKNRKPIPSVTREASRLLYQYDYPGNVRELENIIERAVVICDGAHITAADLPFQQTSRSGHPDTSGDLPALPLQDALLALERHMIEQAMTRADNNQSRAAALLGLSERMLRYKLKKSGLRKA; encoded by the coding sequence ATGAGCCCGCAACTGGATATCCTGATCGTCGAAGACGAGCCGGGCCAGCGCGAGATGCTCGCCGGGTTTCTCGAGGGGCAACGGCATCGGGTATCGATGGCCGAATGCGGGAGGGCCGCACTTGAGCTGGTAACCCGGAAAACCTTCGACCTGATGGTACTCGATTACAGAATGCCCGATATGAACGGCATCGCCGTTCTCGAGCAGGCCAGACAGATCGATCCCCAAATCGATGTGGTAATGGTGACGGCCTACGGCACCATCGAAAACGCCGTGGAGGCCATGAAGGCCGGGGCATCGGAGTATCTCACCAAGCCCATCGATCTGGAAGAGCTCACCCTCCTGATCGAACGTATCGCAGCCCATCGCTCGATCCTTCGGGAAAACGACATGCTGCGGCAGCACATCGAAACGCTCATCCCCCACATCGACACCATCCGATACCAAAGCCCCGTCATGGCCGAGCTGATCCAATCGGCCGCCAAAATCGCCCAGAGCCCGTCCACCGTTCTCATAACGGGCGAAACCGGAACAGGGAAGGAATTGCTGGCCCGCCTCATTCACGGGCTGAGCTCGAGGCGAAATCGCCCCTTCGTTGCGATCAACTGCGCCGCCATTCCGGAGGGGTTGATCGAAAGCGAGCTCTTCGGTCACGAAAAAGGGGCGTTTACCGGCGCCGTTCAGCGAAAGATCGGTCGGATCGAGCAAGCCGAAGGCGGGACGCTGTTTCTGGATGAAATCGGAGAGATGACGCCGGGGGTTCAGGTCAAGCTGTTGCGATTTCTGCAGGAGCGGGAAATCTGCCGGGTGGGCGGGGAGCGAACGATCCGTGTGGATGTGCGCATCATCTGCGCCACCCATGCGGATCTCATGAAACGGGTGGAAAAAGGCCTGTTCCGCCAGGATCTCCTCTACCGCATTCAGGTGCTGCCGCTCGATATTCCGCCGCTGCGGCAGCGGCGGGAAGACATCCCTGTTCTGGTCGATCATTTTGTCGAGCGCTTCGCCGCCAAGAACCGAAAGCCGATTCCTTCGGTAACCCGCGAAGCCTCCCGCCTGCTCTACCAGTACGACTATCCCGGCAACGTCCGGGAACTGGAAAACATCATCGAACGGGCCGTCGTCATCTGCGACGGGGCACACATCACGGCCGCCGATCTGCCGTTTCAGCAGACCAGCCGGAGCGGCCATCCCGACACTTCCGGCGATCTCCCGGCGCTTCCCCTTCAGGATGCGCTGTTGGCGTTGGAAAGACACATGATCGAGCAGGCCATGACACGCGCAGACAACAACCAGTCCCGGGCTGCCGCCCTGCTGGGACTGAGCGAGCGGATGCTGCGCTACAAGCTGAAAAAATCAGGCCTCCGGAAGGCCTGA
- a CDS encoding CDP-alcohol phosphatidyltransferase family protein, whose amino-acid sequence MPSSRFSKKITALLVYGRPPLVFGGMLCALAVMWFHNPVVYTIGVVMLFVAMSFDLVDGWFAARFGSHATFAHLADRIMDKIVYAIIFPVVAAGMMWRLAYIMPGYDKNDLLHALFVLVICVTVLIRDSFAHFIRWFTMGKGPEPENSEFTRLRTVVAAPVAALLYANAFYIPEGPPSKLYFWISWLGNIPVKWLFVIEILFLVINFGSIAGYLRKYGSTFMNELCLGNERLRRKILAVLPNSLTIFNAVMGLLALWFAYQDRIRESYLLLIGAAVFDKLDGAVARRLGLTEPLPGVETQPRFTLGGILDDISDGISFCIVPAWIYSIVLADSGVALPAGISVDMVAWFYALAGVARLIYFTIDTRPIPGFFKGMPTPAGALFTASTVLMFSQYTADAPESAPFWGAFSTVVMVAGGVLMNLYPLRYLHVGKYMDQNAWFKRLSICMFGIAIISPYLGPICFLYLLGYVFSPLVTRRLLPGKTAKKPSMP is encoded by the coding sequence ATGCCATCGTCTCGCTTTTCCAAGAAAATAACGGCGCTTCTCGTCTATGGCAGACCTCCGCTTGTCTTTGGCGGGATGCTGTGCGCTCTGGCTGTCATGTGGTTTCACAATCCGGTTGTTTACACCATCGGCGTTGTCATGCTCTTCGTTGCGATGAGCTTCGATCTGGTTGACGGATGGTTTGCAGCACGATTCGGTTCCCATGCGACATTTGCCCACCTGGCAGACCGTATCATGGACAAAATCGTCTATGCCATCATCTTTCCGGTGGTGGCGGCGGGCATGATGTGGCGGCTTGCCTATATCATGCCCGGTTACGACAAAAACGACCTGTTGCATGCCCTTTTCGTGCTGGTCATTTGTGTGACTGTCCTCATTCGGGATTCATTCGCCCATTTCATCCGATGGTTCACCATGGGCAAGGGGCCGGAACCGGAAAACAGTGAGTTTACCCGGTTGCGGACCGTGGTGGCGGCCCCTGTGGCGGCGCTGCTCTATGCCAATGCGTTTTACATCCCCGAAGGCCCACCTTCCAAGCTCTATTTCTGGATATCCTGGCTGGGCAATATTCCGGTCAAGTGGCTCTTCGTCATTGAAATCCTCTTTCTGGTCATCAACTTCGGCTCGATTGCCGGATATCTTCGGAAGTACGGTTCCACCTTCATGAATGAGCTGTGTCTTGGCAACGAGCGCCTGAGACGAAAAATCCTGGCCGTTCTGCCCAACAGCCTGACGATCTTCAACGCGGTGATGGGGCTTCTTGCCCTGTGGTTCGCCTATCAGGACAGGATCCGGGAATCCTATTTGCTGCTGATCGGGGCGGCTGTCTTCGACAAACTCGATGGGGCTGTCGCCCGGAGGCTGGGGCTGACCGAACCGCTTCCCGGCGTGGAAACACAGCCGCGATTTACCCTCGGCGGCATTCTTGACGATATCTCCGATGGGATCAGCTTCTGCATCGTCCCGGCGTGGATCTATTCGATTGTTCTGGCGGATAGCGGTGTTGCGCTGCCTGCGGGGATTTCGGTGGATATGGTTGCCTGGTTCTATGCATTGGCAGGCGTTGCCAGGCTGATCTATTTCACCATAGACACCAGGCCGATCCCCGGCTTTTTCAAGGGGATGCCAACACCTGCAGGCGCGCTGTTCACGGCAAGCACCGTGCTGATGTTCAGTCAGTACACGGCAGATGCGCCCGAAAGCGCGCCTTTTTGGGGGGCTTTCAGCACCGTGGTGATGGTTGCCGGCGGTGTGCTCATGAATCTGTATCCCTTGCGGTATCTGCATGTCGGAAAATACATGGATCAGAATGCCTGGTTCAAGCGACTGAGTATTTGCATGTTCGGCATCGCGATCATCAGTCCCTATTTGGGGCCGATCTGTTTCCTGTACCTTCTCGGTTACGTGTTCTCCCCTCTGGTGACCAGGCGCCTGTTGCCCGGCAAAACCGCCAAAAAGCCATCCATGCCCTGA
- a CDS encoding flavodoxin family protein, translated as MNMYRKSEEMMKPKIAAIFGSPRRNGNTAALLNKAVSGATDAGAEVTSIVLRDLRMSPCLEIYGCRKNGRCVIEDDFHAVSDLLLASDGIMLASPIFFYTVSSHTKILMDRCQSLWVKKYWIEKQPFQQKEDKRKGLFISAGATQGKKLFDGVLLTVKYFFDAIDTRLDQALCYRGLDFEGDVLKYPAYLDEAYQAGGKLARDLPDGR; from the coding sequence ATGAACATGTATCGTAAAAGCGAGGAAATGATGAAACCCAAAATCGCAGCCATCTTCGGCAGTCCCCGGCGAAACGGCAACACGGCCGCCCTTCTGAACAAAGCGGTCTCCGGCGCGACGGATGCCGGGGCAGAGGTGACATCCATCGTTCTTCGGGATCTGCGGATGTCTCCCTGCCTGGAAATCTATGGATGCAGGAAGAACGGACGGTGCGTGATTGAAGACGACTTCCACGCCGTCTCGGATCTGCTGCTCGCCTCCGATGGCATCATGTTGGCCTCTCCCATCTTTTTCTACACCGTCAGCAGTCACACCAAGATCCTGATGGATCGGTGCCAGTCTCTTTGGGTCAAGAAATACTGGATCGAAAAACAGCCGTTTCAACAGAAGGAAGATAAAAGAAAGGGGCTGTTCATTTCGGCAGGCGCCACACAGGGCAAAAAATTGTTCGACGGCGTTCTGCTGACCGTCAAATACTTTTTCGATGCAATCGACACCCGACTGGATCAAGCCCTGTGCTACCGGGGGCTCGACTTTGAAGGAGACGTCCTGAAATACCCAGCCTATCTCGATGAGGCCTATCAGGCAGGCGGGAAGCTCGCCCGGGATTTGCCAGACGGGCGATAA
- a CDS encoding 3-keto-5-aminohexanoate cleavage protein, protein MEKLIITVALTGNVPTKQMNPNLPVTPEEIASDVARCADAGATVFHVHARDEAGKPTLKRDAFQAIVACIKRKAPDVIVQLSTGGRASKDWEERANPVRLLPEMGSFTTGSNNLPGMVYENSPQFLEFLAQVYHETGVKPELEIFETGMIANAFFLEKKGWLHPPHHFNFVLGAPGAMPAMGRNLCFLVDSIPPGSTWTATGIGKSQINVATMAIAMEGHVRVGLEDNQYLPDGQLASNPRLVEVVATIARAVGRPIASPEEARAILGLDPSRKDRVLLA, encoded by the coding sequence TTGGAGAAACTGATCATTACCGTAGCTCTGACCGGAAATGTGCCGACAAAACAGATGAATCCCAATCTTCCGGTGACACCGGAAGAAATCGCCTCGGATGTTGCCCGTTGCGCAGATGCTGGGGCGACGGTATTCCACGTGCATGCCCGTGATGAAGCGGGAAAACCCACCTTGAAACGGGATGCATTCCAGGCGATTGTCGCCTGTATCAAGCGGAAGGCGCCCGATGTCATCGTGCAGCTTTCCACTGGAGGGCGGGCGAGCAAGGATTGGGAGGAGCGGGCCAACCCGGTTCGCCTGCTTCCGGAAATGGGTTCCTTTACGACAGGAAGCAATAACCTGCCCGGAATGGTGTACGAGAATTCACCGCAATTTCTGGAATTTCTGGCCCAGGTCTATCATGAAACCGGTGTCAAACCGGAGCTTGAAATCTTCGAAACGGGCATGATCGCAAACGCCTTTTTCCTGGAAAAGAAAGGATGGCTTCATCCGCCCCACCATTTCAATTTCGTTCTGGGCGCACCGGGCGCCATGCCTGCCATGGGAAGGAATCTGTGTTTTCTGGTAGACAGCATCCCGCCGGGCTCGACGTGGACAGCCACGGGGATCGGTAAATCCCAGATCAACGTGGCGACGATGGCCATTGCGATGGAAGGACACGTCCGGGTGGGGCTGGAGGACAACCAGTATTTGCCCGATGGCCAGCTTGCTTCCAACCCCAGGCTTGTGGAAGTGGTTGCAACCATTGCCCGGGCTGTCGGCAGGCCAATCGCAAGTCCGGAAGAGGCCAGAGCCATTCTGGGTCTCGATCCGTCCCGGAAGGATCGGGTTCTGCTCGCCTGA
- a CDS encoding sensor histidine kinase, whose translation MHPRIHWAPPIAAALVAILFAALFATTASMELHRLEDFMADVLSLQARTYVEGIQQSAAHPDFAAVSAPTSGAFSLQASQTLSDTRIEQLAQLLVERLRKLDEAFSPRTNAPSRLPLETIEPRKGEIVTIVDGAGKILLSNGPLSDDARMRAARLALGLQDIDIRLFHGNPASDSARTVAIRRKQFPQAIVLALNDAAFAYWKRAIAIQNAVLHHPIPNEVVYIDIRDTENHLLAQSGYMPNDKRDNCLLMTGKLRDDHATVQCMQTGDIRVLEFSYPFLWLDQPIGRIHVGIDTGSTDRLLTKHQRHAWGWAFVMIVVGFGMMALLYGIQVRHLNHMRTMQQALHEAEKLSTLGKLGAGLAHEIRNPLNGLSMAVQRIEREFSPPADRTEKPQFDRITRIVRDEIRRLNTIVTDFLDLARCRNLHLQPVHLPELIDKTLFLLKEAASSRSIRIESVIPDADLCCMLDRDKMEQALLNLIRNAIDSMAAGGTLTIGARSCGERSVCIRIGDTGSGIPEPKRARIFDPFFTTKPSGNGLGLYIANEIVSAHQGDIRVDSAEGKGTVMEIRIPCRKEDHASTLPRTVP comes from the coding sequence ATGCACCCCAGGATCCACTGGGCGCCGCCCATCGCTGCAGCGCTGGTCGCCATCCTGTTTGCCGCCCTTTTCGCAACGACGGCATCGATGGAATTGCATCGGCTGGAGGACTTTATGGCCGATGTCCTGTCGCTTCAGGCCAGGACATATGTTGAAGGCATCCAGCAAAGCGCCGCTCATCCGGATTTCGCAGCCGTTTCCGCCCCAACGTCCGGAGCCTTTTCCCTGCAGGCTTCCCAAACGCTCAGCGATACCCGCATCGAGCAATTGGCCCAGTTGCTGGTCGAACGGTTGAGGAAACTGGATGAGGCCTTCAGCCCGAGAACGAATGCGCCATCCCGTCTTCCTCTGGAAACCATCGAACCGCGAAAGGGTGAAATTGTTACCATTGTCGATGGCGCGGGAAAGATTCTGCTATCGAACGGCCCGCTCAGCGATGATGCCCGAATGCGCGCAGCCAGACTTGCGCTGGGTCTGCAGGACATCGATATCCGGCTCTTTCATGGCAATCCTGCGAGCGATTCCGCCCGAACGGTCGCTATCCGCCGCAAACAGTTTCCCCAAGCCATCGTTCTTGCGCTGAATGATGCCGCATTTGCCTACTGGAAACGGGCCATTGCCATCCAGAATGCCGTTTTGCACCATCCGATTCCCAACGAAGTGGTCTATATCGATATTCGGGATACGGAAAACCATCTGCTGGCGCAAAGCGGCTACATGCCTAACGACAAACGGGATAACTGCCTGCTGATGACCGGGAAACTCAGGGATGACCATGCGACAGTTCAGTGCATGCAAACTGGCGATATACGTGTCCTCGAATTCTCCTATCCCTTCCTGTGGCTCGATCAACCAATCGGTCGCATCCATGTAGGCATCGATACCGGTTCGACCGACCGGCTGCTGACGAAGCATCAGCGGCATGCCTGGGGCTGGGCATTTGTCATGATTGTCGTCGGCTTTGGGATGATGGCCCTTCTTTACGGAATTCAGGTGCGACACCTGAACCACATGCGCACCATGCAACAGGCACTTCATGAAGCAGAAAAGCTTTCCACTCTCGGAAAGCTCGGCGCCGGCCTGGCCCATGAAATCCGCAACCCGCTGAACGGCCTCAGCATGGCCGTTCAGCGGATCGAGCGGGAATTTTCGCCTCCTGCCGATCGTACCGAAAAACCGCAGTTCGATCGCATCACCCGGATTGTCCGGGATGAAATCAGAAGGCTCAATACCATCGTCACGGATTTTCTCGACCTGGCCCGCTGCAGAAACCTTCACCTGCAGCCCGTCCATCTTCCCGAGCTGATCGACAAGACGCTCTTTCTGCTGAAGGAAGCGGCAAGCAGCAGAAGCATTCGGATCGAATCCGTCATCCCGGATGCCGACCTTTGCTGTATGCTCGATCGGGACAAAATGGAACAGGCCCTGCTCAATCTCATCCGAAACGCTATCGATTCGATGGCTGCAGGGGGCACACTCACCATCGGCGCCCGAAGCTGCGGGGAGCGCTCTGTCTGTATTCGCATCGGCGATACCGGATCGGGCATTCCCGAACCGAAGCGCGCCCGCATTTTCGACCCGTTTTTCACCACCAAACCTTCTGGAAACGGTCTCGGCCTGTACATCGCCAACGAAATCGTCTCCGCCCACCAGGGCGATATCCGAGTGGATAGCGCCGAGGGAAAAGGCACGGTCATGGAAATCCGCATCCCCTGCCGGAAGGAAGATCACGCTTCAACACTTCCCAGGACAGTTCCATGA